The DNA segment GCTAACAGGTGCCGCTGtacagctgtcctgggagctccGGACCAGCAGGGGCCGGCGGGTGACCAGCACGGAGGTGCACTTCGGGCAGCTGGAGGTGCTGGAGTGTCTGTGGCCCCGGGACACTTCAGAGCCCGAGTACGCAGAGGTGAGGGCTGAGTGCCAGGACAAGCGAGGCAGGGCCTGGAGGCGAGGGCGGGCATGCGGGGCTCGGCCCTCCCTTCATCTCCCATGTCCCTCCCAGATCCTGAGCTTCCCCAGCAGCCTGGGCTCCCAGGCCTCCACTCAGCCCTGCGCGCATCTGCGCCACACACAGACCCTGCGCCGGGTGTCCAAGGtaactgccccccccaccccggcccttgCCTCTTTCCCATGGGGTGTGCCCCCCAGCGGCCCCCTCTGGGGCCTCCCTGTTCCCACCCTCCATCCTCCTCACCTCTGCTCAAACCAGGACCCTCAAACACACCTGGGCCACCCCTATACCATTCTCTTAGCCCTGTTTCCCCCCTCCGGGCTCATTTTGGCAATTCTCTGCCAACCTCCCTGCCTGGGAGTGGTAAGTGTCGGGTAGCTTTCATTAAACAAGCCTGGTCACCTGCCTCAAGCAGGCTGGTGAAGGTGCCCCCATCCGTGCCCTCCTGGCTCTTCTCCCCACAACTCGGGAGGCCTCTGTGTTCTTTCTGTTTTCGCTCAAGGGGAGTCCTGCCCACCCCGCCCtcacccaccccccagcccctgctgacCTGAGCACCCTCACCCTCAGAGCCGGCCCCGGCGCCCAGCTGCCTGCCATTATCACTCAGAACTGGCCCTGGACCTGGCTGACTTCCAGGCAGATGTGGAGCTGGGGGCCCTGGACCGCCTCGCTGCCCTGCTGCGTCTGGCCACCACACCCCCTCCCAAGCCGCCTGCGGGCCTGCTGGTGAGATGCCCAGCTGGGGTGGAGAGCAGGGCGTGGGCCCTCTGGCCCTTGaccacagtgggggtggggggtgggggtgcggggtgCTGGCAGCAGCTCTGACACCCCCCCACCCGCAGGCAGAGCCCCCGCCAGCTGCTGAGCAGCAGACTGTGGTGTGCCTATTGGCACCGCgggccacactgcagctgcaCTTCCCCATTGCTGACCTGCGGCCTGAGCGGGACCCCTGGGCGGGCCGGGCCGTGCGGACCGAGCTGCTGCGGCTGGAGCTGATTGAGCCCCAGTTCCGGTCAGAGCTGAGCAGTGGGCCtggtcccccagcccccacccgccTGGAACTGACCTGCTCCGACCTACATGGTAAGAACCGCCCAGGGGGCGACCCCTTGGGCAGGGGGCTCAGGCCTCTAGGAGTGGTGGGTGGCCTTTGGGTTAGGAAGGGGCTGGATCCTGGTGGGGGCAGGCCCCGGCCCAGGCCTCATCAGCTCTGTGAGGTAGCAGTGTTGCCCCTCCCCGGGCTCTGCCAGGCAATGGGCAGTGTAGACTGTTTCTCCCTGGGCCGCccaggtgtgtgttggggggggtcaCAGGTCTGTAACCAATAAAACACAGCTGtcatggggaggggggtgcccGGCTCACCTCTTGAGGGCCCCACTGACCCACctagtgtggggaaaaaaatggggacAGGTGGCGGTAAtgaccccctgcccctccccctcccctccagtcACCTACGAAGATGGTGAGAAGCCACCTGTCCCCTGCCTGCGGGTCTCCAAAGCCCTGGATCCCAAGAGCCCTGGGCACAAGTACTTCTTGCCCCAGTAAGTTGGGGCTCTGGAAGGAGCAGACAGGAGAGGGGAGCTCTGCTATTACTGAGGGTGGTGGGAGGCCACTGGGGACCAGGGGCTAGGGGACCCTGCAGGCCAGTGACAGGCCTGTGCCCTGCCAGGGTAGTGGTGACCCTGAACCCCCAGATCAGCAGTGCACAGTGGGAAACGGCCCCGCAAAAGGGAGAAGAGCTGGAGCTGTCGGCCGAGACTCTGTGCGAGCTTCGGGAGCCCGAGCCCTCACCCTTCTCCTCCAAAAGGACCATGTATGAGACGGAAGAGGTGAGGCCTGGGACCTTCTGAGTCTAATGGGAGCCACTTGGTGGCTGTGGGCCAGTGGGACAGGATCCCCTGGAGCACCAGACACTGTGACCCCTGCGCCAATGAGACTTTCCCTTCTCCCATCGTCTGGTCAGTGGGGAGGCAGGAACTCCGCAGCTCCTGGGGCCCCAGAGGGGGGGCGGTggtgagggcagggccagggggcgTGGGTCCTCGAGGGGGAGATCCCGACCCTTTCCCATCAACCACTTTTCAGCAGTGGCATTTGGGTCCCAGAATCCTCTTCTCTGAAGGTGATGAGGGTTGAGGGAGAGGCAATCAAGGGCCCGGCCTCTGAGCCAAACAGCCTGGGTTTGAGTCCACTGAGTGATGGTGTCATCTCGGGGAGTTACCTGCGGATGCGCTTCCCCATCTGGAAAGCAGGGATAATGACCCGAATAAAGGAGCCGACGTGAATGAGCGCGTCACTGTCCTCCATCCCGTTAGTGGAGGGTCTGtgtgaacgaatgaatgaatgaacgaatgacaGGTCGGGCAGCAGATCTGGATcagattctttgtctttttttttgccttttctagggcctcacctgcggcctatggaggttcccaggctaggggtctaatcagagctgtagctaccggcgtaagccccagccacagcaacgtgggatccgagccacatctgcgacctacaccacagctcagggcaacgccggatccttcacccactgagcaaggccagggatcgaacccgcaacctcatggttcctagtcggattcgttaaccactgtgccacaatgggaactccaatctggaTCAGATTCTGAAGCCAGCAGCAGGCCCTGACGTTTCTCCTCTCCCCGTCCCCGCTCCCCCGTCCAGATGGTGATTCCTGGAGACCCTGAGGAGATGAAGGCCTTTCAGAACCGAGCCCTGGCACTGTCCCGCTGCAGCCTGGAAGTGGTGCTGCCCAGCACCCATGTCTTCCTGCCCAGCAAGGAGGTCTACGAGAGCCTCTACAACAGGTGGCGACGTGGGCGGGGCAAGGGGTGGCAAGGGGCCGGGCCGGGCCTCCCTCACCGCCGGGATCCAACCACCTTCTCAGGATCAACAATGACCTGCTCATGTGGGAGCCTGCGGACCTgcttcctgcccctgctccctcccccgccATCCACCCTCCTGGCCTCCCGGGCGCCTCGGGCTTCTGGCACGACAACTTCAAGATGTGCAAGTCTGCCTTCAAGCTGGGTAGGAGGGGCGTCCTGCTGGGGCCCTGGGACCAGGGCAGCCCGCCCCCCGAGGGCTCCTTCCCACTGGGCTCCTTGATCTCACCCCAGACTCGGACTCGGATGATGAGGACACGCAGCACTTCTCAGCAGGGACATCGGgtgcccccccgcccctggcccccGAGTCCCTGGGCCGTCACTCCCAGAGCACCTTCTCCGCCCTGGTGACGGTGTTCAAGGGTCGGATCACAGCCCACTGCGAGACCAAGGTGAGGGCAGCCGGAGGAGGTGAGCCCTTGACCCCAGAGCCCCCACTGGCACGAGAGCCAGGCCAGTGTGAGCAGCTCCAAGCTGGGAATGTGGGAAACAGGCCCCACCGGGGGCTGAGTGTGGCCTGTCTAACCAGcagcacccacccacccccacggGCCCACCCATCCCATCACGCCCTGCCAGCCACTTATTAGTACCTGCTGTGTGCAAGCCACAGTGCTGGGGTCCAGCTGGGCACCCTCTGATGCTGGGTAGCGTATAGGGTGGGGACGCTGACACTGCCCCTCTGATGCAAAATAGAAAGTGCTGGAGCTCCCCGGTGGCTTAGcgtttaaggatctagcgttgtcactgctgtgctgcaggttcaatccccagcctgggaactgcatgcCGCAAGTGGGgccaaaaaagggagagagaaagtgcTGGTCCAAACTTGTAGCAGTCTGGGTGGAGGCTGGAGCTGGTTCTCATCAGGCCAGGGCTCCAGGAGGCCTCCTCACCCCTGACGGTGTGGGGGCGGCTGAGTGTAGCCGGTGAGGCCCAGCCACGTGCTCCATCTGCAGGATGAGTGTGGGAGGCGGCTGGAGGCCACACACGGGGAACTGGTGCTGGACATGGAACACAGCACGGTCTTCAGTGTCTCCCAGTACCGAGGCCAGCCAGGACTCGGCTACTTCTGCCTGGAAGCCGAAAAGGCAACCCTCTACCACCGAGGTGTGAGGGCTGGGGGCCAGTCGCCATGGGGTCTCTGGGGCCTGTGGACAGGAGGGACGTATGCCCTGGGCGGCGTGGGTGGTCAGCCCGCTTGGCAGGGGGCTCACCAGATGCCTCCCCAGCGGCCGTGGAGGACTACCTGCTGCCCAGCCGCCTGGAGCCACCCACCTTCGCTCCTCCGGCCCAGCTGGCCCGAACCATCTACCCGTCGGAGGAAGGGGTGACTGAGCAAGGAGCCTCAGGCCGCAAGGGCCGGGGCCCCCACATGCTGTCCACGGCGGTGCGCATCCAGCTGGACCCGCACAAGAACATTAAGGTACAGCCGCATCTGCTTCTGGCCCACCTGTTTGGCGAGGGCTGCCGCCTCCCTGGTGCGTGGAGGGCTGGGCTGCTGCCTTGCCGACTGTGCCCTCTTgcccccaggagttcctggtgaCACTCCGGCTACACAGAGCCACCCTGCGTCACTTCATGGCCCTGCCAGAACAGAGCTGGCACTCCCAGGTGAGCAAGGGGGGGTGTGGGCAACAGGTCTCTTAggcttggcttctttttttttttttttgcttcttaggtccacacccttggcgtatggaggttcccaggctaggggtctaatcagagctacagccgccggcctacgccacagccacagcaacaccagatctgagccacgtctgccacctatgccactgttcatggtaacgccggatccttaacctgctgagcgaggccagagatcgaacctgcaacctcatggttcctagttgattcgtttccgctgcgcctcgacgggaactcctctaggctTGGCTTCGGAGCAGAGCCCCCCAGGCGAAGGGTGTGATGGACAGCTGGGTGGCAGCAAGTGGGTGGCTGCGCTGGGGTGGGGAGGTTAGAGCAAGGACACCCCTCATCCTCCTGTCCCTCTCACCTGGGCCCCCAAAGCTGCTGGAGTTCTTGGATGTCCTGGATGACCCAGTGCTGGGCTACCTGCCTCCAACGGTCATCACCGTCCTGCACGTACACCTGTTCTCCTGTGCCGTGGACTACAGGTACCCAGGCACGGGGGCCGGGCACCGGGAGGCTCTGACGTGGAAGGGGCCTGCCCGTGCCCAGCCCAAGCGTGACACACCCCCTCCAGGCCCCTCTACCTCCCTGTACGTGTCCTTGTCACTGCCGAGAccttcaccctctccagcaaCATCGTCATGGACACCTCCACCTTCCTGCTCAGGTATgcggctccccccacccccacccaccccaccccccgagctccctgtccatcccatccAGAGTCGCCCGGCAGCTGCCACTCCCCCAGGGTCCTGCCCACCTGCTGTATATCCTCAGGCCCCTCTGAGCCTTTCCGTACGTTGCCATGATGCTCCCTGAGGAATCAGATGGGGTTTCACCTCCCTAGAGCCGGTCAGCCTCTGAATCACACATCAGAGCCTTAAAAGCACTTGAGCTCTGTGACCTGGTCGTTTTATTTCTGGAGATCATCTTAAGGatataaggaggagttcccatcatggctcagtggttaacgtatccgactaggaaccatgaggttgtgggttcgatccctggcctcggtcagtgggttaaggatccggcgttgctctgagctgtggtgtaggtcgcagacgcggcttggatctggtgttgctggggctctggcgtaggctggtggctacagctccaattccacccccagcctgggaacctccatatgctgcgagtgcagcccccccccaaaaaaaggatatAAGGGTAAGAAAGGTGGAATGTAAGCCTCCGTAGTATAATTTAAAACAGTCAAAATTGGAGTTCTCGTTGCGGCTCAGTGTTGTTAATGGACCCAACTGGTATCTGTGGTGATGGGGGTTTAATCCTGgtcccactcagcgggttaaggatctggcattgccacgagccatggtgtaggttgaggatgcagcttggatctggcattgctgtggctgtggtgtagcctggcagctgcagctccaattggacacctggcctgggaacctccatatgctgcgggtgtggccccggagaggaaaaataagtaaataaaattgtcACAACTTTGTAAACAATTTAAGGGCCCCCAGATTTCCTGTCAGTAAACATGGCCCACCCAGCCATTAAAGTCAGATTGAAGAACATTAAGAAAtatggggagggagttcccatcgtggctcagcggaaacgaatatgaGTAGcgtccctgaggacacaggttcgatccctggcctcagtgggttaaggatccagtgttgccatgagctatggttgcAGACGTactttggatcccacattgctgtggctgtgatgtaggctggcagctgaaactccaatttgactcctagcctgggaacctccaaatgccgcaggtgcagccctaaaaaacaaacaaacaaaaagtaccAAAGGTCACAAGAATTGAAAgaaatgagttcccgtcgtggcgcagttgttaacgaatccgactaggaaccatgaggttgcgggttcggtccctgcccttgctcagtgggttaacgatctggcattgccgtgagctgtggtgtaggttgcagacgcggctcagatcccgtgttgctgtggctctggcgtaggccggtggctacagctccgattcgacccctagcctgggaacctccatctgccgtgggtgcggcccaagaaatagcaacaacaacaacaacaacaaaaagacaaaaaaaaaaagaattgaaagaaaaaaaaaaaaaaagaacagtgctgGCTATGGGGGGACAGGACATCTCCCGGGGCCGCTCTGAGGCCCAGATGAAGTGGAGGAGCTGGAATTATTTAGCAAAAGCTAAGTGCTGCCTCCTTTAAGAGAGGCGTGGTTTCCCGAGTGCCTGCTGCCAGTCACCACACAGTACAGACAAGACACCAAGGCCAGAGAAGGCCTGGTGCCAGTTTCCTGTGGGAgccccctctgcccacctctgggagccccacccccagcagcccctAAGGAGCTGCCACCTGCAGCAGCTCCCGGGCCCTTCTCAGCCCTTCTCCCCACCAGGTTCATCCTTGACGACTCCGCCTTGTACCTGTCTGACAAGTGTGAGCTGGAGGCCCCGGATCTGCGCCGAGGTGGGCAGGGCCCGGGGCTGGACTCCCTCCCCTCTGAGGGACAGTGTCCCCTGGTCCCCAGAGCAGCCACAGTCCTCGCCCGGCTGCTGGCCAGGGTCTCAGCGCCCATACCTGTGTGCACACACCCAGATAAACCCAGATTCTCCCCCTGGGGCAGGGGCCGGGGAGGGTGAGGCAGCAGGGGCTTCTGCCTTCTGCCTCAGATTACGTCTGTGTCCTGGATGTGGACCTTCTGGAGCTCGTGATCAAAACTTGGAAGGGGAGTGCTGAGGACAAACTGGTGAGTGTGGCTGTCGCCCCAGGTCCTCCAGGCCGAGCGGGTCCGGGGGCAAGGGAGCCTTCAGGGGTCACTCTTTCCCCACACACCCTCTCTTAGCTTCTGCCCCCTCGGCCTAGGCTCAGGTCACAGTCACTGACGGCCCTGCCCATGCTGGGCTCTGGTCATCAGCCCTCCTGGGAAAGGCCAGGCCCTCTGTGGCCATCCCCCAGCATGAACcctgccagcagagggcagctgTAGCCAAGAGAGAGCAGagctggaagttcccttgtgacacaggccACGGCagcggtgtgggtttgatccctggcctgggaacttccacatgccgcaggtatggccagaaaaaagaagcagacagcCTTTGTGGATgcccagtttcctcctctgtaaaagggAAATGCTGGGCCGTGCCTCCCTGGGCTGAGGCGAGGGACTCAGGAGGCTGGGCATGCAAAGCCCTTCACAGGAAGTGCACTGCTGCTTCCTCAGGCGGCCCTGGGCAAAGCCCCTGTTACTCTCTGGGCTCAGTTTGCTCAAGCAGCCAGTGGGCCGTCGGGCTGGGCCACCAGCCCCATCCAGGTATGGCGGGCATAGGGCCTGGGCTGACGCCCGTGCCCTGCAGAGCCAGCCACTGTTCGAGCTGCGCTGCTCCAACAACGTGATGCACCTGCACAGCTGTGCCGACTCCTGCGCCCTGCTGGTCAACCTGCTCCAGTACGTAATGAGCGGGGGCGAcctgcaccccccgccccggccccccaGCCCCACGGAGATCGCCGGCCAGAAGGTCCAGGTGAGGCCTGGTGGGACAAGCTCCCAGAGCTCTGCTGGCCCCTCTCCCGCCGTGGCCGCCAGGGACCTGGTGATGGGGGAGCCCTGGGGCCCGCCCCTCCCTCCTGACACTCATCCACCACtccttccctgccctgctcagctcTCCGAgagccctgcctccctgccctcctgccccccagtGGAGGCAGCCCTCATCAACCAGCGGGACCTGGCTGACGCCCTCCTGGACACCGAGCGCAGCCTGCGGGAGCTGGCCCAGGCTTCAGGTGGTGTAGGGTGCCGTGGGGCCGGCGGACAGTCAGGCACCCCCACTGGGCATCCCCCAGACCAGCCTCTGTTTCTCCCCGCACAGGTAGCACCTTCTTTCAGGCTTCGCCAGTGTCGGTCTACCTGTTCCCAGGTGAACGGAGTGGGGCCCAGCCCCCCTCGGCCCCTGTTGGGGCCCCCACCAGCAGCTTGAGGTCCAGCTCGGAGgccaaagaagatgaaaaagaagaggagggggatGGAGACACTCTGGATAGTGATGAGTTTTGCATCCTTGATGCTCCTGGTCTGGGCATCCTGGTACGTAGTGGGCAGGCCGGCCCGGGGCCAGGGAGGGTGGCCTAGTTCTGGACCCTTCTAGAGCTCCCACTGTGCGAGGGGTAGAAGTGGGGTTGGGTCCATGGGTGAGCCTGGAGGGTCTCCCTGGGGAGGCAGCTCTCACTCTGGCCTTTGAACAGATttctagagaaaaagagaaggggcCAGAACATTCAAGAGtagggagggagaggagttcccataatggcttagtggtaatgaacccgactagtgtccatgaggatgggggtttgatccctggcctcactcggtgggttaaggatccatcgttgcgtgagctgtgctgtaggttacagacgcagctttgctcccacgttgctgtggctgtggcggagaccagcagctatagctccgattcgacccctacctagcctgggaacctccatatgccgcgggtgcggctgtaaaaagaccaaagaaagaaagggagagaggggacagggcagagggcaggagggcGAGCAGAACCATTTGGCTGCTAGAGTGTGACCTCATGGCCCCCAAGTGCCAGTGGGAATATCTGAACTCACTGTCACATGCCAGCAAGACCTAGTTCCAGGGAAACACGGCTGGCAGGAACGAGGAGGGGTCACTCAGGACGCTCAGGACAGTGGCCCGTGAGGGCCATCTTTTgtgaaaagggggagggagatgtGAGGCGGGGGGAGAAGCAGGCAGCCTGGACCTGGGAGAGCATCTGTGCCATACGCTCCTTGGCCttctccctgcagcccccagatGGGGAGCCCGTGGTGACGCAGCTGCATCCAGGCCCCATCGTTGTGCAGGACGGGCACTTCTCACAGCCGCTGGGCAGCACGGACCTGCTGCGGGCCCCCGCCCACTTCCCGGTGCCCAGCAGTCGTGTGGTGCTGCGGGAGGTGTCCCTCGTCTGGCACCTCTATGGGGGCCGAGACTTTGGGCCCCACCCCGGACACAGGTGAGGAGAGGGTGCAGGTGGCAGCTGCGGCGCCAGGGCACTGGGCTGGGGTCCAGCTCTGACCCTCAGCAGCCGGTGGCCTTGAGCCAGATCCTCACCTTGCTGGCCTcaactacttttctttctttgccccgCCCACCTCCCAGGAGAGGGTCTTCTGCCCCAGACTGAAAGTTGAGCGGGAACAagggggagctcccactgtggcacaacgggatcgggttcgctccccagcctggcacagtgggttaaggatccggcattggctgcagctgcagcttaggtcgcgaccacggctcagatctgatccctggcctgggaactccatatgccacagggtggccaaaaatgaaacaaatgagaaaaaataggGAACAGGGGGAAGGGGTTCCCCTGAGTCAGCATGACCCTTGTTCCTCTTCCCAGGGCAAGAGCTGGCCTCGCAGGCCCCAGGGGCTCCCCTTCCCGCTCCTCCGGCCCCAACCGGCCCCAGAACTCCTGGCGTGCGCAGGGGGGCAGTGGGAGGCAgcaccatgtcctcatggagatCCAGCTCAGCAAGGTGAGCGGGGGGCTCAGGGTGCGGAAGGGGTCAGGGACAGGACCCCATCTCTGCCGCTCGGCTAGCCCTTCACTCCGTGGCGTCCTCCCGAGGGCCCCTGGTCATGCACTAAGCCACGTGATCATGAAGCTGCTGCCGTGCTGTTTTAGATGCTGGATGTAGCGCTGAGCTAAGCAGACACAAACCCTGCCTTCCTGTCTCTTGTGGAGGAGGGAGCCCAATAAGACTAgagatatataggagttcccatcatggctcagcggttaacgaaccctactagcttctgtgaggatgctggttggatccctggcctcagctcagtcggttaaggatccagcgttgccatgagctgtggtgtaggctgcagactcagctcggatcccgagttgctgtggctgtgacata comes from the Phacochoerus africanus isolate WHEZ1 chromosome 4, ROS_Pafr_v1, whole genome shotgun sequence genome and includes:
- the ATG2A gene encoding autophagy-related protein 2 homolog A, whose product is MSRWLWPWSNCVKERVCRYLLHHYLGHFFQEHLSLDQLSLDLYKGSVALRDIHLEIWSVNEVLESMESPLELVEGFVGSIEVAVPWAALLTDHCTVHVSGLQLTLQPRQGPGPGAADSQSWASCMTTSMQLAQECLRDGPPEPSEPPQPLEGLEMFAQTIETVLRRIKVTFLDTVVRVEHSPSDGERGVAVEIHVQRLEYCDEAVRDPSQAPPVDVHQPPAFLHKLLQLAGVRLHFEELPPQEGPAQPPLQIGSCSGCLELTVKLKQNEAFPGPKLEVSGQLGSLHLLLTPQQLQQLQELLGAVSLADPEGLADKLNKSRPLGAEDLWLIEQDLNQQLQAGTVAEPLSPDPFSHPLVNLESTDLFFSMTGLTSSVASALSELSLSDVDLGSSVHSTPASRRPSAQAPPTGKTAPAPTSNTLRPDSLLKMTLGGVTLTLLQTCAPSSGLADLTTHFFAEFDASKDGSFGSHDFSHLRPRFQRACPCSHVRLTGAAVQLSWELRTSRGRRVTSTEVHFGQLEVLECLWPRDTSEPEYAEILSFPSSLGSQASTQPCAHLRHTQTLRRVSKSRPRRPAACHYHSELALDLADFQADVELGALDRLAALLRLATTPPPKPPAGLLAEPPPAAEQQTVVCLLAPRATLQLHFPIADLRPERDPWAGRAVRTELLRLELIEPQFRSELSSGPGPPAPTRLELTCSDLHVTYEDGEKPPVPCLRVSKALDPKSPGHKYFLPQVVVTLNPQISSAQWETAPQKGEELELSAETLCELREPEPSPFSSKRTMYETEEMVIPGDPEEMKAFQNRALALSRCSLEVVLPSTHVFLPSKEVYESLYNRINNDLLMWEPADLLPAPAPSPAIHPPGLPGASGFWHDNFKMCKSAFKLDSDSDDEDTQHFSAGTSGAPPPLAPESLGRHSQSTFSALVTVFKGRITAHCETKDECGRRLEATHGELVLDMEHSTVFSVSQYRGQPGLGYFCLEAEKATLYHRAAVEDYLLPSRLEPPTFAPPAQLARTIYPSEEGVTEQGASGRKGRGPHMLSTAVRIQLDPHKNIKEFLVTLRLHRATLRHFMALPEQSWHSQLLEFLDVLDDPVLGYLPPTVITVLHVHLFSCAVDYRPLYLPVRVLVTAETFTLSSNIVMDTSTFLLRFILDDSALYLSDKCELEAPDLRRDYVCVLDVDLLELVIKTWKGSAEDKLSQPLFELRCSNNVMHLHSCADSCALLVNLLQYVMSGGDLHPPPRPPSPTEIAGQKVQLSESPASLPSCPPVEAALINQRDLADALLDTERSLRELAQASGSTFFQASPVSVYLFPGERSGAQPPSAPVGAPTSSLRSSSEAKEDEKEEEGDGDTLDSDEFCILDAPGLGILPPDGEPVVTQLHPGPIVVQDGHFSQPLGSTDLLRAPAHFPVPSSRVVLREVSLVWHLYGGRDFGPHPGHRARAGLAGPRGSPSRSSGPNRPQNSWRAQGGSGRQHHVLMEIQLSKVSFQHEAYPAEPGPVAPGKELEEQPLSRQVFVVQELEVRDRLASSQINKFLYLHTSERMPRRTHSNMLKIKALHVAPVTNLGGPECCLRVSLLPLRLNVDQDALLFLRDFFTSLAANINPMVPAEASAEAHPETPVEPSGAQEGQPEGMESIGAQEAAGSRHGASSEQQPIYFREFRFTSEVPIWLDYHGKHVTMDQVGTFAGLLIGLAQLNCSELKLKRLCCRHGLLGVDKVLGYALNEWLQDIRKNQLPGLLGGVGPMHSVVQLFQGFRDLLWLPIEQYRKDGRLMRGLQRGAASFGSSTASAALELSNRLVQAIQATAETVYDILSPAAPISRSLQDKRSVRRLRKGQQPADLREGVAKAYDTVREGILDTAQTICEVASRGHEQKGLTGAVGGVIRQLPPTVVKPLILATEATSNLLGGMRNQILPDAHKDHTLKWRLDEARD